From the genome of Triticum aestivum cultivar Chinese Spring chromosome 1A, IWGSC CS RefSeq v2.1, whole genome shotgun sequence:
TTGTTCTTTATGGGTCAGACACTGTGTTGTGAGCTGGAGGTGCTTTGTGTTTTCTCACTCTTTTTGTTAGCACACAAAATCAGGTTTTAAGTACTCTCCCTCCCATAATACAATTGCTGATTAGCACCACCCCAAAACAAGCAACAGTGCCAAATCTTTTGCCTCAGTTCTACTTGCCACCACTGCTGCTGGGGTTAACAAGGGAACATTTGGTTGCTTTTCAGTTTGTGCATGTGATTGGAGCAGAGAGAGATTCCATGATGCTCCCAACATGGAATTGTTGCCAGCTCTAACCTACAAGTTTTTTTTCTTAGACCACAGGCAGGCTGCAATGTAAATATTCTGTGATTGTATGTTTTCTTCTTTTGTTGGTGACTAGACTAAATGAAAGGAAGGCCCTATCAGATCAGGATGCGGTGCGGCCTTTTCCTCTCCCCAGATGTATATGAATGGTTCTTTTAGCTCTGAGTTTTCAGATGCAATTGTTCAAGAAAGCGTTTTTAAGTGACGCTTAAGCACGATTAAGCGCTGAGCGATGGCAAAGCGCTTCGCTTTTGCCCTAAGCGGTAGATTAAGCGTTTTTTATttaaatttgaccaaaatttgGCAATTTTTGTACTTCTTCTGCTGGTCTGCTTGCGCAATAATGGCAATATGCTATTTATCTTATTTTGGCAAAATTCTGTCCACATGATATCTGTTAGGTTATGTCTATTTGAACTGAACTGcattttagttgttattttgcttgctATGCTAACCTGATATGTATTTGCTATTGTGTGAACTGTATTTCAGATGCTACTTCAATTACCCATGTGCCATGCTTCCTATTTTCATGCGTATATCATTCAAAATCTGTCAAATTCTAGCCAATTTCAAAGAACGCTTAAGTGCGATTAAGCTGCGCTTAAGCGCTCATTGCTCTAAGCTGTGGCCTTCCGCTTCGCTTACTCTTTTCTGCTgtaattgcctttggctcctaggtgcatatgcatcaATAAAACAAAAATCTTATGGAAATAGTGGTACATTTGTTGGGTTATGAGAGGTTTGCACAGACCATGAAACCGTTCTTCAGAAAATAAAGTTAGACGCAGCAGTGGTCATCCTGAAAAGAATGATGTTACACACTGACTGAACTGGACGGCAGTCACCTCCTCTTTCCAGGGCAGGTTTGAGACACTGAAAGGTGGGCACTCATATGTGCTGTCTACAAAATAAGCTTCTATGGAGtgtttcttttcatgttgcatGAGATGTCTATGCTCTCAGGCGTATGCCAGATCATGATCCCAACTGCCCAGATGGCAATGCGTAATCCGCCCATCAAAGAATTCGTCGCATCTGTTTCCACATTATATGGAACAGAAAGAAAGGTCGCCATAACCAAAAAGGTGGTTTGGATCAGCATCAAATTACCAAAAGGTGGATTGGGTCAGCATCAAATTACCAAAGGTGGTTTGGATCAGCATCAAATAAACAAAGCTATGCTCCATGAGGGTCTAAACATACCGCACAGACATAGATCGGATGTGTTTATCCAATGAAGAATTACCAGGGTCTAAACATACCACACACATAAACCACAACGTATAATTGCACATAAATAAATTTACAAATACTGGAAGCAAAACCATTTCCCATGTATATATATTGTGCAGAAAGATGGCTGGAACAGAATGTTACTGCTCTCCAAACAAACATACCTGTCATACACATACAGTATATAACAGTAACGAGCATACGAGCCATCATCAGTCGGAGGTGACCCTTGAGAACACGAGGGTCATTCTTTTCATATCTGAAATACATTTGTCTGGAACCTCTCATCGTATAACTGCCAGTGCCCGTACCTCTCCATGTGGAAAGCCGACCTTGGTATGTAAAAGTTGGGCTTCACAAGCGTCTCCAGGTTCTTCAGGTTAGCAGCAGCCTGTTCTATCCCCCTGCTCGTCAAATTCGCGCAGCCAAACAGGTCCAGAACCTCCAGCTCCTTGCATCCTTCTGCGATCGAGTTGAGGCCGACGCCAGATAGCTTCGCGAACTTGAGCACGAGTTGTTTCAGCTTCGGCATGGACCTCGAGATCGCTATTGCTTCCCTGTCGCCGTCCTGGGGGCATGCTCTTAGATACTCTGCTGGGACTGTTCGAACATGCTCTGATGAATCAAGCCAGTTGAATATGCTCCTCTTAAGGACCACGAGGTTAGGGCAGCTCTGCCCAATCACTTCGAGTGACTTGTATGAAACCTCGTAGCAGTAGCTGATGTCCAATTCTGTGAGGATAGGACAGCAGGATGCAACAGTGAGCATTGATCGGTCAGTTACGCTCGGGCTGCTTTGGATGGAAAGGATGCTGAGCTGTGGGGAGCTGCATATGAATGAACGAATCGATAAACTCATAATGATACATCCAATCCAAGCGAAAAGATAAGACCAGTTAGTCATACATATGGACACGTCAAGTCCAAGCAAATAGTTGTCGCCATGTACACTCTTATTGCCCCAGAAACAACTATGGACCATGAGAAGGGTTATGATTGACATCATCAGGTAAGGGGATCACATTAAGATGCAAGTTGGCACAGTATAGGATCTATCATTTCCACTCAATGTCATCTTTGCTTTATGGTCTATATCCTCGAAACGCGAAAAACATTCCAAAACGAGTATACTTCTCTAGCACCACATTCTTGTGACAAACAGGGGTTATTACAGCATAGTAGGTTGCCAGAGGTGGTTTCGAAACAGTCAGTAGTGTGGTAATCAATGAAGCTAGCAGCCTATATAAACATCATCAGCCAACAGATCTCCTGAAAATGTGAATTAAAAACTCCAGCTTCATATAGTACTTAACAGAAGTAGGGACAAAGAGACGTGATGTTCACTAATCTAATGTAGACGACCCCCAAAACTAGTCATCTACCAACCAGAGAAGCATCTATAACTCTGGAACAAAGTGACACCGAAGCTGCGAGAGTGAAAGAATAAAACATGTAACCTAAGATCATTTATGAAGAAATCCTAATTCTAGAACATGTACCCACATGAAACTGATATAGTCAACTAATAGCAAGTGGATGGCAACAATGGTGTGCTTACTAGTTTCCTTTCCATGTTGCAAGGGTGGTTACCCTCAACATCCTCCCACATGGAATTAATCTCGTTTGGATTTTTAATCGAGCTTCGCTCCACAGAGGAATCCTATTGGATTTATATGTTTACAGGTGAGCGGGTGAGGCCTGGAAGGACGGTTCAGAGCAGCGGTAGGAGGATTGTAGGATTGTAAGGTTGCGCGAACCTCTTGGCGGCGGATGCGAGGGCGTCGCCGGAGCAGTGCCGGACCCGGACCACGCGGAGCTccccggcggcgagcgaggcggcggagcGGAGCATGGCGTCGACGCGGCGCTGGAAGGCGGGCGTCCACCACTCGGCGGCGTCGGCGCCGACGGCCTCGAAGGCCGGTTCGAGGTCGAGCGCGGCGAAGAGCGCCGGCCGGGAGCGCGCGGCCGCCCGCCAGGCGCGGCAGCACGGCATGGCGCCGCGCCACAGGTCCTCCGGGCCCAGCCGCGAGAACGCCTCCGCCAGGCACACCGGCGTCAGATCCGCCcagtccctctccccctccccctccccctccggcGCCGCCGGCTCGTCGGCCTCGCCTCCCGTCGCCATCTCGCCTCCGCTTGCTTTTCTTTTCGGGTTTTCCTTTGGGGATCTGGAAGAAGACACGCCACGCCGCTCTCCAcaagagttttttttttttttttgagaatgctCTCCACAAGAGTTGTGTGTGTCAGTGTGTGTGTGGACACCTGTAGCGACGTGCTCCCGGGGTGGATTTCTTGCACCCGGGCTCGATGGAGCCCTGTTTTTCAAAATTTCGGAAATCTAATTTGAAGGATTcatcaaaaaacataaataaattcTTAAAAGTGCGTGCTATCCGGCTGAAACAAGCGGCCGTGGTCGACCGCTCGATCAGCCCAGATCGTGCGGCGTACAGCTCCAAGTGTTCCCTGGTCGGATTCCTGGCCCGACTCGAGCGTCGCGCACATGGTCCGCTCGCGCCGCGTCGCGCTCTCTCGCACCGTGTTGGTGGGCCCCACGTGACATAAGCTGCGTAGGTTTCTTTGCCGGTGAGTGGCGCCAGACGTAGTAGGGCAGCAGTTTCAAATTTCGAGCCATTCCCTTCGCCCTCGTCTCGCCCGAAATCCCCTTCCCCTCGCCCTATCCTCATTTCTCCCCCCATTTTCTCCCGTAAATCCACGATTCTTGCGGTTATGAGGCGACATTGGAGGTGGTCGGCGACGTGCGGGGGATGGGAGTAGACACAAGAACCGAGGAAGTACATTACATGGGATTTTTTGACCGACCCAACACAATTGGCTTGTACTCCATAGGACCCTCGCAACTAGAGGGGATACACTAGTTTCGGTGCCCATTATGAACCAATGCGCAAATACATGCAAAGGTTTATGGGAGTTCGAACGTCCGCCGCACGTGCATGCAAGACCGACAAGTCTCACCAAAATCTTTTATGTGTGAAATGGTTGTCGCACATTCATGCCGATCAGGCCGCCCAGAGCGGACGTGACTCGGTGGCACTAATGCCAGTCATAGCAACGTGATCGGACAA
Proteins encoded in this window:
- the LOC123188571 gene encoding F-box protein SKIP1, yielding MATGGEADEPAAPEGEGEGERDWADLTPVCLAEAFSRLGPEDLWRGAMPCCRAWRAAARSRPALFAALDLEPAFEAVGADAAEWWTPAFQRRVDAMLRSAASLAAGELRVVRVRHCSGDALASAAKSSPQLSILSIQSSPSVTDRSMLTVASCCPILTELDISYCYEVSYKSLEVIGQSCPNLVVLKRSIFNWLDSSEHVRTVPAEYLRACPQDGDREAIAISRSMPKLKQLVLKFAKLSGVGLNSIAEGCKELEVLDLFGCANLTSRGIEQAAANLKNLETLVKPNFYIPRSAFHMERYGHWQLYDERFQTNVFQI